Proteins from a genomic interval of Lolium perenne isolate Kyuss_39 chromosome 1, Kyuss_2.0, whole genome shotgun sequence:
- the LOC127307120 gene encoding heavy metal-associated isoprenylated plant protein 39, whose translation MGDMSKKIVVKLELHDKKDKQKAMKAVSALVGIDELSVDMATRKMTVIGMVDPVVVVSKLRKTWAASIDSVGPAKVPEKEAEKKKEEDGKKDGGADAKKDGVDAKKEDDGAKKDGDAKKDDGEKKPPQPTEEQLIAELMNQYRSAYAYHNPYYMNNHYVVQSMEENPNSCTIC comes from the exons ATGGGGGACATGTCGAAG AAAATCGTGGTGAAGCTGGAATTGCACGACAAGAAGGATAAGCAGAAGGCCATGAAGGCCGTTTCCGCGCTCGTCG GCATTGACGAGCTGTCCGTGGACATGGCGACCCGCAAGATGACGGTGATCGGCATGGTGGACCCGGTGGTTGTGGTGAGCAAGCTGCGCAAGACGTGGGCGGCGTCCATCGACTCGGTCGGCCCGGCCAAGGTGCCGGAGAAGGAAGcggagaagaagaaagaggaggaCGGCAAGAAGGACGGCGGCGCCGACGCGAAGAAGGACGGCGTCGATGCAAAGAAGGAAGACGACGGAGCCAAGAAGGACGGTGACGCCAAGAAGGACGACGGCGAGAAGAAGCCGCCGCAGCCGACGGAGGAGCAGCTCATTGCCGAGCTCATGAACCAGTACCGATCAGCTTACGCTTATCACAACCCGTACTACATGAACAACCACTACGTCGTGCAGAGCATGGAGGAGAACCCCAACTCCTGCACCATCTGCTAA